A genomic region of Zalophus californianus isolate mZalCal1 chromosome 1, mZalCal1.pri.v2, whole genome shotgun sequence contains the following coding sequences:
- the APC2 gene encoding adenomatous polyposis coli protein 2 isoform X2: MGLLGLLSLLHSAFFGDQALQELKMASSVAPYEQLVRQVEALKAENSHLRQELQDNSSHLSKLETETSGMKEVLKHLQGKLEQEAGVLVSLGQTEVLEQLKALQMDITSLYNLKFQPPALGPEPTARTPEESPVHGSGPSKDSFGELSRATIRLLEELDRERCFLLNEIEKEEKEKLWYYSQLQGLSKRLDELPHVETFSMQMDLIRQQLEFEAQHIRSLMEERFGTSDEMVQRAQIRASRLEQIDQELLSAQDRVQQTEPQALLAVKSVSVDEDPEPEVPTHPEDGVPQPGNSKVEVVFWLLSMLATRDQEDTARTLLAMSSSPESCVAMRRSGCLPLLLQILHGAEAGAGGRNGSPGAPGAKDARMRANAALHNIVFSQPDQGLARKEMRVLHVLEQIRAYCETCWDWLQARDSADGGGNGGAPVPIEPQICQATCAVMKLSFDEEYRRAMNELGGLQAVADLLQVDYEMHKMTRDPLNLALRRYAGMTLTNLTFGDVANKATLCARRGCMEAIVAQLASESEELHQVVSSILRNLSWRADINSKKVLREVGSMTALMQCVLRASKESTLKSVLSALWNLSAHSTENKAAICQVDGALGFLVSTLTYKCQSNSLAIIESGGGILRNVSSLIATREDYRQVLRDHNCLQTLLQHLTSHSLTIVSNACGTLWNLSARSPRDQELLWDLGAVGMLRNLVHSKHKMIAMGSAAALRNLLAHRPAKYQTTATAVSPGACAPSLYVRKQRALEAELDTRHLAQALDHLEKQGLPEAEADAASKKPLPSLRHLDGLARDYASDSGCFDDDEAPSLAAAAATAEPASPAVLSLFLGSPFLQGQALARAPPARRSGPEAEKEASGEVAVAARAKAKLALAVARIDRLVEDISALHTSSDDSFSLSSGDPGQEAPREGRAQSCSPCRRPEGRRPEPGSRAHPLLRLKAAHTSLSNDSLNSGSTGDGRCPREHTRPCPLAVLAEHREGPPCSQVRPSRLDLHLPGSQEPASRDSSAADARVRTIKLSPTYQHVPLFEGHPRAGMGPLAPGARKQAWLPTDGLSKVPEKLGADTVPLCLSRCSSLSSLSSAGRPGPSEAGDLDSDSSLEGLEEAGPSKADLDGAWLGPGAASLPVAIPAPQRGRGLGVEDTTPSSSSENCVQETPLVLSRCSSVSSLSSFESPSIASSVPSDPCSGLGSGTVSPSELPDSPGQTMPPSRSKTPPLVPVPPGERESTQFSLQWESYVKRFLDIADRRERCRLPSELDAGSVRFTVEKPDENFSCASSLSALALHEHYVQKDVELRLLPPACPERGGGGGGPGLHFAGHRRRDEAGGCLEGPAAADQELELLRECLGAAVPARLRKVASALVPGRRALPVPVYMLVPAPARVEDSCTDSAEGTPVTFSSATSLSDETLQGPPRDPPGGHSDRQKPAGREVPASQATGYRHRARGSGRSTEQARGAGTSRVGLELPLRGPSSACTDRASPRPSPARGDGALQSLCLTTPTEEAVYCFYDSDEEPSEAVVPPRRASAIPRAVKREHQAGRKEVQAVPKATPKATQAARTQPSLIADETPPCYSLSSSASSLSEPDPPEPPAPLASQPHAPQPAANKVPGTGGVRNGPLSPRAETGLLRRCVGSAVPRRRLQASGPRRRKPQAAQPDRRPAEAPRERGDEAASSDHASDLDSVEWRAIQEGANSIVTWLHQAAAAATHEASSGSDSILSGSGLSGSSTLQPPLHRKGQRLQAGSQAVSTARPEKRNSTLAQHSTSGPEKLRGAQKTACRVPAVLRGRTVIYVPSPAPRAQPRGNAGTRVAPRKMGPPSPAQPAAPAKTPSPGQQRSRSLHRPGKISELAALRPPQRSATPPARLAKAPSSGSSPASPASQPPTRRPPPGTQAAGPLPGPGASLVPQTPTRALLSKQHKTQKSPVRIPFMQRPARRGPPPLPRAAPEPGSRGRAAAEGSPGARGGRLGLVRMASARSSGSESSDRSGFRRQLTFIKESPGLLRRRRSELSAPEAAPPASQGGSPHRTRPALPAVFLCSSRCDELRAAPRQVPVPQRAPVARPSPSERLARRPSSESPSRLPVRTPATRPETVKRYASLPHISVARRPDTAAPGSTTDAARRSSDGEARPLPRVAAPGTTWRRIRDEDVPHILRSTLPATALPLMGAPSEEGPSGPPQRKTSDAVVQTEDFAATKTNSSTSPSLESRGPPQAPVSGPTALSGSDVDGPGPTKAPTSAPFVHEGLGVAAGGFPASRHGSPSRSARVSPFNYVPSPMVAATTDLATEKAPTAAPTSLLE, translated from the exons GCGCTGCAGGAGCTGAAGATGGCGAGCTCTGTGGCACCCTACGAGCAGCTGGTGCGGCAGGTGGAGGCCTTGAAGGCCGAGAACAGTCACCTGAGGCAGGAGCTGCAGGACAATTCCAGCCACCTGTCCAAGCTAGAGACGGAGACATCCGGCATGAAG GAGGTCCTGAAGCACTTACAAGGCAAGCTGGAACAGGAGGCTGGAGTGCTGGTGTCTTTGGGGCAGACCGAGGTCCTGGAGCAGCTGAAAG CCCTGCAGATGGACATCACCAGCCTGTACAACCTCAagttccagcccccagccctagGCCCCGAGCCCACTGCGCGGACCCCCGAAGAAAGTCCCGTCCACGGCTCTGGGCCCTCTAAGGACAGTTTTGGGGAGCTGAGCCGGGCTACCATCCGGCTGCTGGAGGAACTGGACCGGGAACG gtgctTTCTGTTGAACGAGAtcgagaaggaggagaaggagaagctctGGTATTACTCACAGCTGCAGGGCCTGTCCAAGCGCCTGGACGAGCTCCCGCACGTGGAGACG TTCTCGATGCAGATGGACCTGATCCGGCAGCAGCTGGAGTTCGAGGCCCAGCACATCCGCTCGCTGATGGAGGAGCGCTTCGGCACCTCGGACGAGATGGTGCAGCGGGCGCAG ATCCGCGCTTCGCGCCTGGAGCAAATCGATCAGGAACTGCTGTCCGCGCAGGACCGCGTGCAACAGACCGAGCCCCAG GCCCTGCTGGCGGTGAAGTCAGTGTCGGTGGACGAGGACCCAGAGCCTGAGGTCCCCACGCACCCTGAGGACGGTGTCCCTCAGCCGGGCAACAGCAAG GTGGAGGTGGTCTTCTGGCTGCTGTCCATGCTGGCGACGCGCGACCAGGAGGACACGGCCCGCACCCTGCTGGCGATGTCCAGCTCGCCAGAGAGCTGCGTGGCTATGCGCCGCTCGGGGTGCCTGCCGCTGCTGCTGCAGATCCTGCACGGCGCCGAGGCTGGCGCTGGGGGTCGGAACGGGAGCCCCGGGGCGCCGGGAGCCAAGGATGCGCGCATGCGCGCCAACGCGGCGCTGCATAACATTGTCTTCTCGCAGCCGGACCAGGGCCTGGCGCGTAAGGAGATGCGCGTCCTGCACGTGCTGGAGCAGATCCGGGCCTACTGTGAGACGTGCTGGGACTGGCTGCAGGCCAGGGACAGCGCCGACGGAGGCGGCAACGGCGGCG CCCCCGTCCCCATTGAGCCTCAGATCTGCCAGGCCACCTGTGCCGTGATGAAGCTGTCCTTTGATGAGGAATACCGCCGTGCCATGAACGAGCTGG GTGGGCTGCAGGCCGTAGCGGACTTGCTGCAGGTTGACTACGAGATGCACAAGATGACGCGGGACCCGCTTAACCTCGCCCTACGCCGATACGCTGGCATGACCCTCACCAACCTCACCTTTGGGGATGTCGCCAACAAG GCCACGCTGTGTGCCCGCCGGGGCTGCATGGAGGCCATTGTGGCCCAGCTGGCTTCCGAGAGCGAGGAGCTCCACCAG GTGGTGTCCAGCATCCTGCGCAACCTGTCCTGGCGGGCCGACATCAACAGCAAGAAGGTGCTGAGGGAGGTCGGCAGCATGACTGCTCTGATGCAGTGTGTTCTGCGAGCCTCCAAG GAGTCCACCCTGAAGAGCGTGCTCAGTGCCCTGTGGAACCTGTCAGCACACAGCACTGAGAACAAGGCGGCCATCTGCCAGGTGGACGGTGCGCTGGGCTTCCTGGTGAGCACACTGACCTACAAGTGCCAGAGCAACTCTCTGGCTATCATCGAGAGCGGCGGCGGCATCCTGCGCAACGTGTCCAGCCTCATCGCCACCCGGGAGGACTACAG ACAGGTGCTGCGGGACCATAACTGCCTGCAGACGCTGCTCCAGCACCTGACGTCCCACAGCCTGACCATCGTGAGCAACGCCTGCGGCACGCTCTGGAACCTATCCGCCCGCAGCCCGCGCGACCAGGAGCTGCTGTGGGACCTGGGGGCCGTGGGCATGCTGCGCAACCTGGTGCACTCCAAGCACAAGATGATCGCCATGGGCAGCGCCGCCGCCCTGCGCAACCTGCTGGCGCACCGGCCGGCCAAGTACCAGACCACAGCCACGGCGGTCTCCCCCGGCGCGTGCGCGCCCAGCCTGTACGTGCGGAAGCAGCGGGCGCTGGAGGCCGAGCTGGACACGCGGCACCTGGCGCAGGCGCTCGACCACCTGGAGAAGCAGGGCCTGCCCGAGGCCGAGGCTGACGCCGCCTCCAAGAAGCCGCTGCCGTCCCTGCGGCACCTGGACGGGCTGGCCCGGGACTATGCCTCGGACTCGGGCTGCTTTGACGACGATGAGGCGCCCTCCCTGGCTGCGGCAGCCGCCACCGCGGAGCCTGCCAGCCCAGCCGTGCTGTCGCTCTTCCTGGGGAGCCCCTTCCTGCAAGGGCAGGCGCTGGCCCGCGCCCCGCCTGCCCGCCGCAGCGGCCCAGAGGCGGAGAAGGAGGCCAGCGGGGAGGTGGCCGTGGCGGCCAGGGCCAAGGCCAAGTTGGCACTGGCAGTGGCGCGGATAGACCGGCTGGTGGAGGACATCTCTGCCCTGCACACCTCATCTGACGACAGCTTCAGCCTGAGCTCTGGGGACCCCGGGCAGGAAGCGCCGCGCGAAGGCCGGGCCCAGTCCTGCTCCCCTTGCCGGCGGCCCGAGGGCAGGCGGCCGGAGCCTGGCAGCCGTGCCCACCCACTACTGCGGCTGAAGGCTGCCCACACCAGCCTCTCCAACGACAGTCTCAACAGCGGCAGCACCGGTGACGGGCGCTGTCCCCGCGAGCACACACGGCCCTGTCCACTGGCAGTGCTGGCCGAGCACCGCGAGGGGCCCCCGTGCAGCCAGGTGAGGCCCAGCCGGCTTGACCTCCATCTGCCAGGCAGCCAGGAGCCGGCATCCCGGGACAGCTCTGCCGCTGACGCCCGTGTGCGCACCATCAAGCTGTCGCCCACCTACCAGCATGTGCCGCTCTTCGAGGGCCACCCCAGGGCGGGCATGGGGCCCCTGGCCCCCGGAGCCCGGAAGCAGGCCTGGCTGCCCACGGACGGCCTGAGCAAGGTGCCAGAGAAGCTGGGAGCAGACACAGTGCCGCTCTGCCTGTCCCGCTGCAGCTCCCTGTCCTCACTGTCCTCGGCTGGCCGCCCAGGCCCCAGCGAGGCCGGGGACCTGGACAGTGACTCGTCgctggaggggctggaggaggcaggaccCAGCAAGGCAGACCTGGATGGGGCGTGGCTCGGGCCCGGGGCCGCCTCCCTGCCCGTGGCCATCCCGGCACCCCAGCGGGGTCGGGGCCTGGGGGTCGAGGACACCACGCCATCTAGCTCCTCGGAGAACTGCGTGCAGGAGACGCCGCTGGTGCTGAGCCGCTGCAGCTCAGTGAGCTCCTTGAGCAGTTTCGAGAGCCCATCCATCGCCAGCTCTGTCCCCAGTGACCCGTGCAGTGGGCTGGGCAGCGGCACGGTCAGCCCCAGCGAGCTGCCCGACAGCCCCGGGCAGACCATGCCACCCAGCCGCAGCAAGACGCCCCCGCTGGTCCCCGTGCCCCCTGGCGAGCGCGAGAGCACCCAGTTCAGCTTGCAGTGGGAGAGCTATGTGAAGCGCTTCCTGGACATCGCGGACCGCCGCGAGCGCTGCCGGCTTCCGTCCGAGCTGGACGCGGGAAGCGTGCGCTTCACTGTGGAGAAGCCCGACGAGAACTTTTCGTGTGCTTCCAGCCTCAGTGCGCTGGCCCTGCACGAGCACTATGTGCAAAAGGACGTGGAGCTGCGGCTGCTGCCCCCGGCCTGCCCCGAGcgtggcggtggcggtggcggcccTGGACTGCACTTTGCTGGGCACCGCCGGCGGGATGAGGCCGGTGGCTGCCTTGAGGGGCCAGCCGCTGCCGACCAGGAGCTGGAGCTGCTGCGTGAGTGCCTGGGGGCGGCGGTGCCCGCCCGGCTCCGCAAGGTTGCCTCGGCCCTGGTGCCCGGCCGCCGTGCGCTGCCCGTGCCCGTCTACATGCTGGTGCCTGCCCCCGCCCGGGTGGAAGACTCCTGCACCGACTCCGCTGAGGGCACACCTGTCACCTTCTCCAGTGCCACCTCACTCAGTGATGAGACACTGCAGGGACCTCCCAGGGACCCGCCTGGCGGGCATTCGGACAGGCAGAAGCCTGCAGGTCGTGAGGTCCCGGCCAGCCAGGCCACCGGCTATAGGCACAGGGCACGGGGTTCGGGCCGGAGCACGGAGCAGGCCCGGGGGGCAGGCACGAGCCGGGTGGGGCTGGAACTGCCCCTCCGCGGGCCCTCAAGCGCCTGCACGGACCGGgccagcccccgccccagccctgcgCGCGGGGACGGGGCGCTGCAGTCACTGTGCCTCACGACACCCACCGAGGAGGCCGTGTACTGCTTCTACGACTCAGATGAGGAGCCCTCCGAGGCGGTGGTGCCCCCGCGGCGGGCGTCAGCCATCCCCCGTGCAGTAAAGAGAGAGCACCAGGCTGGCAGGAAGGAGGTGCAGGCCGTGCCCAAGGCCACACCCAAGGCCACGCAAGCCGCCCGCACCCAGCCCAGCCTCATCGCCGACGAGACGCCGCCGTGCTACTCCCTGAGCTCCTCCGCCAGCTCCCTCAGCGAGCCTGACCCTCCTGAGCCTCCGGCGCCCCTGGCCAGCCAGCCCCATGCTCCCCAGCCAGCGGCCAAtaaggtgccaggcactgggggtgTGCGTAACGGCCCCCTGAGCCCGCGGGCGGAGACAGGCCTGCTCCGGCGCTGCGTTGGCTCCGCGGTGCCCAGGCGCCGGCTCCAGGCCTCAGGCCCACGGCGCCGCAAGCCCCAGGCTGCCCAGCCAGACAGGCGGCCGGCAGAGGCGCCCCGGGAGCGTGGGGACGAGGCGGCGAGCTCAGACCATGCCTCAGACCTGGACAGTGTCGAGTGGCGTGCCATCCAGGAGGGCGCCAACTCCATTGTCACGTGGCTGCACCAGGCGGCGGCGGCAGCCACCCACGAGGCCTCGTCTGGGTCTGACTCGATCCTGTCAGGATCCGGGCTGTCCGGGAGCTCCACCCTGCAGCCCCCTCTGCACAGGAAGGGACAGCGGCTGCAGGCGGGGAGCCAGGCAGTCAGCACCGCGAGACCAGAGAAACGGAACTCGACCCTGGCCCAGCACAGCACCAGTGGCCCCGAGAAGCTGCGCGGTGCTCAGAAGACCGCATGCAGGGTGCCAGCCGTGCTCCGGGGACGGACCGTGATCTATGTGCCCAGCCCGGCCCCCCGGGCCCAGCCCAGAGGCAACGCTGGCACCCGCGTGGCACCAAGGAAGATGGGACCCCCGAGTCCTGCGCAGCCAGCAGCCCCTGCCAAAACCCCCAGCCCCGGGCAGCAGCGGTCTCGAAGCCTGCACCGGCCAGGCAAGATCTCAGAGCTGGCGGCGCTGAGGCCTCCCCAGAGGAGCGCCACACCACCCGCCCGCCTGGCCAAGGCCCCCTCATCCGGCTCCTCCCCGGCGTCTCCGGCCTCCCAGCCCCCTACGAGGAGGCCGCCCCCAGGCACCCAGGCCGCAGGGCCTCTCCCCGGCCCCGGGGCATCTCTGGTGCCCCAAACACCCACACGGGCCCTGCTGTCCAAGCAGCACAAGACACAGAAGTCACCTGTGCGGATCCCCTTCATGCAGAGGCCAGCCAGGCGGGGGCCACCACccctgcccagggcagccccagagCCAGGCTCCCGGGGTCGGGCGGCAGCTGAAGGAAGCCCTGGCGCCCGAGGGGGCCGCCTGGGCCTGGTGCGCATGGCCTCTGCCCGCTCCAGCGGCAGCGAGTCCTCTGACCGCTCGGGTTTCCGGCGGCAGCTGACCTTTATCAAGGAGTCCCCGGGCCTGCTGCGCCGCCGCCGTTCGGAACTGTCCGCTCCCGAGGCTGCGCCCCCCGCCTCCCAGGGCGGCTCACCCCACCGCACTCGACCTGCGCTGCCCGCCGTCTTCCTCTGCTCCTCGCGCTGCGACGAGCTGCGGGCAGCCCCCCGGCAGGTTCCGGTCCCCCAGCGAGCCCCCGTGGCCAGGCCCAGTCCTAGTGAGCGGCTGGCCCGGCGCCCCAGCTCTGAGAGCCCGTCCCGCCTGCCTGTCCGCACCCCGGCCACCCGGCCCGAGACAGTCAAGCGCTACGCCTCCCTGCCGCACATCAGCGTGGCCCGCAGGCCCGACACAGCCGCCCCTGGGTCCACCACGGATGCTGCCCGCCGCAGCAGCGATGGCGAGGCCCGGCCACTGCCAAGGGTGGCGGCGCCGGGCACCACGTGGCGTCGCATCCGGGACGAGGACGTTCCACACATCCTGCGGAGCACGCTGCCCGCCACTGCCCTGCCACTGATGGGTGCCCCATCCGAGGAGGGCCCCAGCGGCCCCCCACAGCGCAAGACCAGCGATGCCGTGGTCCAGACGGAGGACTTTGCTGCCACTAAGACCAACTCCAGCACGTCTCCGAGCCTGGAAAGCAGGGGGCCCCCCCAGGCCCCAGTCAGCGGCCCCACTGCCCTCTCTGGCAGCGATGTGGACGGGCCCGGTCCCACCAAGGCGCCCACCTCTGCTCCCTTTGTTCATGAGGGCCTGGGGGTGGCTGCAGGGGGCTTTCCTGCCAGCCGGCACGGCTCCCCAAGCCGCTCAGCCCGTGTCTCCCCCTTCAACTATGTGCCCAGCCCCATGGTGGCAGCCACCACTGACTTGGCTACAGAGAAAGCCCCCACTGCTGCCCCCACCAGCCTCCTGGAATAG